In Microbulbifer celer, a single window of DNA contains:
- the rpmI gene encoding 50S ribosomal protein L35 gives MPKAKVHSGAAKRFKKTAAGYKHKHANKSHILTKMTTKRKRQLRGTQTMNKSDATLVDRMLRAK, from the coding sequence ATGCCGAAAGCAAAAGTACACAGCGGCGCTGCCAAGCGCTTCAAGAAGACGGCTGCGGGCTACAAGCACAAGCACGCTAACAAGAGCCACATCCTCACCAAGATGACCACCAAGCGTAAGCGTCAGCTGCGCGGCACTCAGACCATGAACAAGTCTGACGCCACCCTGGTCGATCGCATGCTGCGCGCCAAGTAA
- the rplT gene encoding 50S ribosomal protein L20 yields MARVKRGVVARRSHKKILKQAKGYYGARSRVFRVAKQAVIKAGQYAYRDRRVKKRNFRALWITRINAQSRAEGLSYSRLIAGLKKADIALDRRVLADLAVYDKAAFAAVVEKAKAALAA; encoded by the coding sequence ATGGCCCGTGTTAAACGTGGTGTAGTGGCGCGTCGTAGTCACAAGAAGATTCTGAAGCAGGCTAAAGGTTATTACGGTGCGCGTTCGCGCGTATTCCGCGTAGCCAAGCAGGCAGTCATCAAAGCTGGTCAGTACGCTTACCGCGACCGTCGCGTTAAGAAGCGTAACTTCCGCGCACTGTGGATCACGCGTATCAACGCGCAATCCCGCGCTGAAGGTCTGTCCTACAGCCGACTGATCGCCGGCCTGAAGAAAGCAGACATCGCTCTGGATCGCCGTGTTCTGGCTGATCTGGCGGTATACGATAAAGCCGCTTTTGCTGCCGTAGTTGAAAAAGCCAAGGCAGCCCTGGCCGCTTAA
- the pheS gene encoding phenylalanine--tRNA ligase subunit alpha, which produces MQDLQSLTDQALELVGQADGLAALDQVRVDYLGKKGHLTALLKGLGKLSAEERPAAGAKINEAKQQVQAAINTRREAMEKAAIEEKLAKETIDVTLPGRGEEQGNAHPITRTLRRIEEIFQRLGFSVEQGPEVEGDYYNFEALNIPAHHPARAMHDTFYIDPTTVLRTHTSSVQIRTMEKKNPPLRIICPGRVYRCDSDVTHSPMFHQVEGLVVDEGVSFAHLKGCIDQFLKAFFEADVPVRFRPSYFPFTEPSAEADIQCTACGGDGCRVCSGTGWLEILGCGMVHPNVFASCDIDSEKYSGFAFGLGVERMAMLRYGVNDLRLFFDNDLRFLKQF; this is translated from the coding sequence ATGCAAGATTTGCAGTCCCTCACCGATCAGGCGCTGGAACTGGTTGGCCAGGCGGATGGCCTGGCAGCACTGGATCAGGTGCGGGTAGATTACCTGGGCAAAAAGGGCCACCTCACCGCGTTACTGAAAGGTCTCGGCAAACTGTCTGCCGAAGAACGCCCCGCGGCTGGTGCCAAAATCAATGAAGCCAAGCAGCAGGTGCAGGCGGCCATCAATACCCGCCGCGAAGCGATGGAAAAGGCCGCGATTGAAGAAAAGCTCGCGAAAGAAACCATCGATGTCACGCTGCCTGGCCGCGGAGAAGAGCAGGGCAATGCGCACCCGATCACCCGCACCCTGCGCCGTATTGAAGAGATTTTCCAGCGCCTCGGATTTTCCGTGGAGCAAGGGCCGGAAGTTGAAGGCGACTACTACAACTTTGAAGCCCTGAATATTCCCGCGCACCACCCGGCGCGCGCCATGCACGATACGTTCTATATCGATCCGACTACCGTGCTGCGCACCCATACCTCCTCGGTGCAGATCCGCACCATGGAGAAAAAGAATCCGCCGCTGCGCATCATCTGCCCCGGCCGCGTATACCGCTGCGATTCCGACGTTACCCACTCGCCCATGTTCCACCAGGTGGAAGGGCTGGTAGTGGATGAAGGGGTGAGCTTTGCGCACCTCAAGGGCTGTATTGATCAGTTCCTGAAAGCCTTCTTTGAGGCGGACGTGCCCGTGCGCTTCCGTCCGTCCTACTTCCCGTTCACCGAGCCCTCTGCAGAAGCGGACATTCAATGTACTGCCTGTGGCGGCGACGGCTGCCGTGTATGTTCCGGTACCGGCTGGCTGGAAATTCTCGGTTGCGGCATGGTGCATCCGAACGTGTTTGCCTCCTGTGATATCGACAGCGAGAAGTACTCCGGTTTTGCCTTCGGCCTCGGGGTAGAGCGTATGGCCATGCTGCGCTACGGCGTCAACGACCTGCGCCTGTTCTTCGACAACGACCTGCGCTTCCTCAAGCAGTTCTGA
- the pheT gene encoding phenylalanine--tRNA ligase subunit beta, translating into MKFSNAWLREWVNPDLTAQQLADQITMAGLEVDAVEPVAGTFSGVVVGEIVACEQHPDADKLRVCKVQGHPEGEMQVVCGAPNARVGIKIPFALVGAKLPGDFKIKKAKLRGVESFGMLCAQTELELGDDSDGIWELPADAPTGTDLREYLQLDDSIIEVDLTPNRSDCLGVAGIAREVGVLNRAAVEGPAVEPVAPQIDDSLQVSLLAEDACPRYVGRVIRNIDISATTPLWMQERLRRSGLRSIDPVVDVTNYVLLEFGQPMHAFDLAKLNGGIQVRMAEAGEQLTLLDEQEVKLQQGTLVIADDKGPLAIAGIMGGLDSSVTTETKDIFLESAFFSPLAIAGKARSYGLHTDSSHRFERGVDYRLQEKAVERATQLLLDIVGGEPGPVHLREITESVPAERRITLRRARVKNGLGIDMADDEIVEIITRLGLEKLSEDGEGWTFLVPSFRFDLAIESDLLEELARVYGYNRIPSISFSAALDVVPEREDKLDRERLERTLLSRGYQEAITFSFIDRESAAQFDPDVEPLALQNPISAELSVMRSTLMPGLVKALQYNLNRQQDRVRLFETGLRFVPGADQSRENLAQEPMIAGLIYGTRAPEGWTGGKDLVDFYDIKADVEALVSHLSADDEFTFEPARHPALHPGQCAQVLRNGKPVGVLGTLHPQLQKALDLPKAAFLFELSLKAMGDTRLPAFAPLSKFPEVRRDLAVLVDVDVTAGSLKQTAVETAGEFLTDFNIFDVYQGKGIDFNRKSVAMGLTFQHPSRTLNDEEINAAVDAVVRELEQKYNASLR; encoded by the coding sequence ATGAAATTCAGCAACGCCTGGTTACGGGAGTGGGTAAACCCGGACCTGACAGCGCAACAACTGGCAGACCAGATCACCATGGCCGGCCTGGAAGTGGACGCAGTAGAGCCGGTTGCCGGTACCTTTTCCGGCGTCGTGGTCGGCGAGATCGTCGCCTGCGAACAGCACCCGGACGCGGACAAGCTGCGCGTATGTAAAGTGCAGGGCCACCCGGAAGGGGAAATGCAGGTGGTCTGCGGCGCACCCAATGCCCGCGTCGGCATCAAGATACCGTTTGCCCTGGTAGGCGCCAAGCTACCCGGTGATTTCAAAATCAAGAAAGCCAAGCTGCGGGGTGTCGAAAGCTTCGGCATGCTGTGCGCACAGACCGAACTGGAACTGGGCGATGACAGCGACGGTATCTGGGAGCTGCCCGCCGATGCCCCCACCGGTACCGATCTGCGGGAATACCTGCAGCTTGACGACAGCATCATCGAAGTCGACCTGACCCCGAACCGTTCCGACTGCCTCGGGGTGGCCGGTATCGCGCGCGAAGTGGGCGTACTCAACCGCGCCGCGGTAGAGGGCCCGGCAGTTGAACCGGTCGCGCCGCAAATCGACGACAGCCTGCAGGTCTCCCTGTTGGCGGAAGACGCCTGTCCGCGCTATGTGGGTCGCGTCATCCGCAATATTGATATCAGTGCGACTACGCCTCTGTGGATGCAGGAACGCCTGCGTCGCAGCGGCCTGCGCAGTATCGATCCGGTGGTAGACGTCACCAACTATGTCCTGCTGGAATTCGGTCAGCCCATGCATGCCTTCGATCTCGCCAAACTGAATGGCGGCATCCAGGTACGCATGGCGGAAGCCGGCGAGCAACTCACGCTGCTGGACGAGCAGGAAGTGAAACTGCAGCAGGGCACCCTGGTCATCGCCGACGACAAGGGCCCGCTGGCCATCGCCGGTATCATGGGGGGGCTGGATTCTTCGGTAACCACCGAGACCAAAGACATCTTCCTCGAGAGCGCCTTCTTCAGCCCACTGGCGATTGCCGGCAAGGCGCGCTCCTATGGTCTGCACACCGACTCCTCCCACCGCTTCGAGCGCGGCGTAGACTATCGCCTGCAGGAGAAAGCGGTAGAGCGCGCCACCCAGCTGCTGCTGGATATCGTCGGCGGTGAGCCGGGCCCGGTACATCTACGTGAGATCACAGAATCCGTACCTGCCGAGCGCCGCATTACCCTGCGCCGCGCACGGGTGAAGAACGGCCTCGGTATCGATATGGCGGACGACGAGATCGTCGAGATCATCACCCGCCTGGGCCTGGAAAAGCTGAGCGAAGACGGGGAAGGCTGGACCTTCCTGGTGCCCAGCTTCCGCTTCGACCTCGCTATCGAATCCGACCTGCTGGAGGAGCTGGCCCGGGTATACGGCTACAACCGTATCCCCAGCATCAGCTTCAGTGCGGCCCTGGATGTTGTGCCCGAGCGCGAAGACAAGCTGGACCGCGAGCGCCTGGAGCGCACCCTACTGTCCCGTGGCTATCAAGAGGCGATCACCTTCAGCTTTATCGATCGCGAATCCGCCGCCCAGTTCGATCCGGACGTAGAGCCGCTCGCCCTGCAGAATCCTATCAGTGCCGAACTGTCCGTGATGCGCTCCACCCTGATGCCCGGACTGGTCAAAGCGCTGCAGTACAACCTGAACCGTCAGCAAGACCGCGTTCGCCTGTTTGAAACCGGTCTGCGGTTTGTGCCCGGTGCCGATCAGTCCCGCGAGAACCTGGCGCAGGAGCCGATGATTGCAGGCCTGATCTACGGCACCCGTGCCCCGGAAGGCTGGACTGGCGGTAAAGACCTGGTGGACTTCTACGATATCAAAGCCGATGTGGAAGCCCTGGTCTCTCACCTGTCGGCCGATGACGAGTTCACTTTCGAGCCCGCACGCCACCCGGCGCTGCACCCGGGGCAGTGCGCCCAGGTACTGCGCAACGGCAAGCCTGTCGGCGTACTGGGAACCCTGCACCCGCAACTGCAGAAAGCGCTGGACCTGCCCAAGGCCGCGTTCCTGTTCGAACTCAGCCTGAAGGCAATGGGCGACACCCGGCTGCCGGCCTTTGCGCCGCTGTCCAAATTCCCGGAAGTGCGTCGCGATCTGGCCGTGCTGGTGGATGTAGATGTCACCGCCGGCAGCCTCAAACAGACCGCCGTCGAAACTGCCGGAGAATTCTTGACCGACTTCAACATTTTTGACGTCTATCAGGGCAAAGGCATTGATTTTAATAGAAAAAGTGTCGCTATGGGCTTGACCTTTCAGCATCCCTCGCGCACCCTTAACGACGAAGAAATCAATGCCGCAGTGGATGCGGTAGTCCGTGAACTAGAACAAAAATACAACGCCAGTCTGCGTTAA
- the ihfA gene encoding integration host factor subunit alpha has protein sequence MTEALTKAGLAEKLYEELGFNKREAKEIVEYFFEEIRNALENNEQVKLSGFGNFDLRDKSQRPGRNPKTGEEIPISARRVVTFKPGQKLKARVEEDAGSES, from the coding sequence ATGACAGAGGCACTGACAAAGGCCGGGCTCGCCGAAAAGCTGTACGAAGAGCTGGGTTTTAACAAACGCGAAGCCAAAGAAATCGTCGAGTATTTCTTTGAAGAAATCCGTAATGCCCTCGAAAATAACGAGCAGGTGAAGCTATCCGGTTTCGGTAACTTCGATCTGCGTGACAAAAGCCAGCGCCCGGGAAGGAATCCCAAAACTGGTGAAGAAATCCCCATTTCCGCGAGAAGGGTGGTTACCTTCAAGCCAGGGCAAAAACTCAAGGCACGAGTAGAAGAAGATGCTGGAAGCGAGTCATAA
- a CDS encoding MerR family transcriptional regulator, with protein sequence MLEASHNSELPVIPGKRYFTIGEVSELCAVKPHVLRYWEQEFPQLSPVKRRGNRRYYQHQDVILIRQIRALLYEEGYTIGGARLQMESGASEKVQTVQAQQIIPQMIAELEDVLTLLET encoded by the coding sequence ATGCTGGAAGCGAGTCATAACAGCGAACTGCCGGTAATCCCCGGTAAACGCTATTTCACCATCGGTGAGGTCAGCGAGCTGTGCGCCGTCAAACCTCATGTACTGCGCTACTGGGAACAGGAATTCCCGCAGCTTAGCCCGGTCAAACGCCGCGGCAACCGCCGCTACTACCAACATCAGGACGTCATCCTGATCCGCCAGATCCGCGCGCTCTTGTACGAAGAGGGCTACACTATCGGCGGTGCACGGCTGCAGATGGAATCCGGCGCCTCAGAGAAGGTGCAGACGGTACAGGCACAGCAGATCATCCCGCAGATGATCGCCGAACTGGAAGACGTTCTGACCCTGCTGGAGACCTGA
- a CDS encoding tyrosine-type recombinase/integrase, translating to MVRPKKTRIVDGTELVDNLYPDPRKRPGYYRYRRANGTDKIFQAESVQEANRIATEANALRDTAVATPERVPNRQQLAFHVPEYIAYQQRLNPALVGKKSWHNRVYALHQFAEKFSATPVGHITWQQVSTWWDDLTYNQQKLRHAEFRKLFNWLMAKGLMPKLQYNPFTTADDRPRLIAKQKPPKSRAALTVAQYWKIYRQAGEMELEALQVAMALSLLTTWRREDICSLQWDQNIKDRTLQLVVAKSAAQKGHARAARQAWNLDQYPALARVINRARELSLQNRRCPFIVSHWPERRIWGSKEHLAQVTPERLSRMFAEVRDACGIKGGQSFHEVRGLASTLYRIAGYGVEQIQELMAHESKGTTLGYQDADALPYTPMNFVLPDDVIGGEF from the coding sequence ATGGTAAGGCCGAAAAAAACCCGCATCGTCGACGGCACGGAGCTGGTAGACAACCTCTACCCCGATCCGCGCAAACGTCCCGGTTACTACCGGTACCGCCGCGCCAATGGCACGGACAAGATTTTCCAGGCGGAAAGCGTTCAGGAAGCAAATCGTATTGCCACTGAGGCCAACGCGCTGCGCGATACTGCCGTGGCCACGCCAGAGCGCGTTCCTAATCGCCAGCAGCTGGCATTCCATGTGCCCGAGTACATCGCTTACCAGCAGCGCCTAAACCCCGCGCTGGTCGGCAAAAAGAGCTGGCACAACCGGGTCTACGCGCTGCACCAGTTCGCCGAAAAGTTCAGCGCTACCCCAGTGGGCCACATCACGTGGCAGCAGGTTTCCACCTGGTGGGACGATCTCACCTACAACCAGCAGAAGCTGCGCCATGCGGAGTTCCGCAAGCTGTTCAATTGGCTGATGGCCAAAGGCCTGATGCCAAAGCTGCAGTACAACCCGTTCACCACCGCTGACGACCGACCGCGCCTGATCGCCAAGCAAAAGCCGCCAAAATCTCGCGCCGCACTCACTGTTGCCCAGTACTGGAAAATCTACCGGCAGGCCGGGGAAATGGAGCTGGAGGCCCTGCAGGTCGCTATGGCCCTATCCCTGCTCACCACCTGGCGTCGGGAGGACATCTGCAGCCTGCAGTGGGATCAAAACATCAAAGACCGCACCCTGCAGCTCGTAGTCGCCAAAAGCGCCGCGCAGAAAGGCCACGCCCGCGCAGCCCGGCAGGCATGGAACCTGGATCAATACCCAGCGCTTGCGAGGGTAATAAATCGGGCGCGAGAACTGAGTCTGCAGAATCGCAGATGCCCATTCATCGTCAGCCACTGGCCAGAGCGTAGAATCTGGGGGAGCAAGGAACATTTGGCTCAAGTCACGCCGGAGCGGCTTAGCAGGATGTTTGCAGAGGTGCGGGACGCCTGCGGGATCAAGGGCGGGCAGTCATTCCACGAGGTCAGGGGGCTCGCATCAACGCTATACCGGATCGCGGGATATGGTGTGGAGCAAATACAGGAATTGATGGCACACGAGAGCAAGGGCACAACCCTGGGCTACCAGGACGCGGACGCCCTGCCCTATACGCCGATGAATTTTGTGTTACCGGATGATGTGATAGGTGGGGAGTTTTGA
- a CDS encoding DNA cytosine methyltransferase — MNSISVNSYFCGAGLMDVGLLQAGVQINQAFELDTDACKTYRHNLGNHVRQCDLTEELVLEQGAADGMVFTYPCTKYSTIADIHGTRTGDELFLHALRHLALARPEFYVVENVPGLRAFPVVMEAMCQLPDYYVHVFCPVESSTWLPQRRSRLIIIGTRREFAIRPPESARAVRLSEILEEEPRVTLPKAIGERMGGKYRDLPIISDPANDDQAPTCVAHYAKDKSTRLVRDKRYPLGVRPYSVREYARLQGLPDSFTFPVSDTAAYRQIGNGVSVPVGRWIGGEILRYMSKSTGLRRVA, encoded by the coding sequence ATGAATTCAATCTCTGTGAATAGCTATTTCTGTGGGGCCGGGTTGATGGATGTGGGTCTGCTGCAGGCGGGAGTGCAGATCAATCAGGCGTTTGAACTGGACACCGACGCCTGCAAGACCTACCGACACAATCTCGGAAATCACGTCCGCCAGTGCGACCTGACCGAAGAATTGGTGCTGGAGCAAGGCGCGGCAGATGGCATGGTGTTCACCTATCCCTGCACCAAATACAGCACCATTGCGGACATTCACGGCACGCGCACCGGTGACGAGCTGTTCCTTCACGCACTGCGCCATCTCGCTCTTGCCCGTCCTGAATTCTATGTGGTTGAGAATGTGCCGGGGCTGCGAGCTTTCCCAGTAGTGATGGAGGCCATGTGCCAGCTGCCGGATTACTACGTGCATGTGTTCTGCCCTGTCGAGTCCAGTACCTGGCTACCGCAGCGGCGCAGTCGGCTGATTATCATCGGCACCCGCCGTGAGTTCGCCATTCGGCCACCGGAGTCTGCCCGAGCGGTGAGGTTGTCCGAGATCCTCGAGGAAGAACCGCGCGTAACTCTGCCGAAGGCCATAGGCGAGCGCATGGGTGGCAAGTACCGCGACCTTCCGATTATCAGCGACCCGGCCAACGACGACCAGGCACCGACCTGCGTGGCTCACTACGCAAAGGACAAGAGCACCCGGCTGGTGCGGGATAAGCGCTACCCGCTGGGAGTGCGGCCCTACTCCGTTCGTGAGTATGCTCGCCTGCAGGGCCTGCCGGATAGCTTCACATTCCCAGTCTCGGACACGGCCGCATATCGACAGATCGGCAACGGCGTATCGGTACCGGTTGGCCGCTGGATAGGCGGTGAAATCCTGAGGTATATGAGTAAATCTACAGGGCTTAGGAGGGTCGCATAG
- a CDS encoding RNA-directed DNA polymerase produces the protein MTKPYYRAGCSEGSKECGKAAVWCVNFNNGNVNNNHRNNNACVRAVRSGEYHGDREVSLQELHKAWRGARSGKKPSQNQLAFDARWADGLLGLQRRINDGSWEPGRSACFVATRPKAREIHAPDFADRVVHHWLVPQLEKLWEPAFIFDSYANRKGKGSHAAVRRLQKFVRQVDSGQHSGWYLQLDIHNFFNSIHRPTLWAMLKKKLTKANASNQVMHATHALLRRPPLHVGVIYHGTAEERAMVPPHKRLENARPGCGLPIGNLSSQFFANVYLDKLDQFVKHTLKAKRYLRYVDDFVIVHSDRNQLAEWQRQIVEFIDRELQLRLKPDIRLRPLKDGIDFLGYIVRPTHTLVRRRVVTHARQALSDWQKKCVRGGTIQATPEQYRSIASTAASYEGHFRHANSARLKQKMNREFPWLPTAIRKRKFDYRLEERTVPIKLV, from the coding sequence ATGACGAAACCGTACTACCGTGCTGGATGTTCGGAAGGGTCGAAAGAGTGCGGCAAAGCTGCTGTTTGGTGCGTCAATTTCAACAACGGCAATGTCAACAACAACCACCGCAACAACAACGCGTGTGTTCGGGCGGTTCGTTCCGGTGAGTATCACGGTGACAGGGAAGTTTCTCTTCAAGAGCTGCACAAAGCATGGCGCGGCGCCCGATCAGGTAAAAAGCCAAGCCAGAACCAGCTGGCGTTCGATGCCAGGTGGGCCGATGGTCTGCTGGGTCTTCAGCGTCGCATCAACGATGGATCATGGGAACCAGGGCGCAGCGCCTGCTTTGTGGCCACGCGCCCTAAGGCCCGGGAAATCCACGCCCCGGACTTCGCTGATCGCGTAGTCCATCACTGGCTGGTGCCCCAGCTGGAAAAGCTATGGGAGCCAGCGTTTATTTTCGACAGCTACGCCAATCGCAAAGGCAAGGGCAGCCATGCCGCCGTGCGTCGCCTGCAGAAGTTCGTTCGCCAAGTCGACAGCGGCCAGCACAGCGGCTGGTATCTGCAGCTCGACATTCACAACTTCTTCAATTCCATTCACCGCCCAACCCTGTGGGCGATGCTCAAGAAGAAGTTGACCAAAGCCAACGCATCCAACCAGGTGATGCATGCCACCCATGCCCTGCTGCGTAGGCCGCCACTACATGTCGGAGTGATCTACCACGGTACGGCAGAAGAGCGTGCAATGGTGCCACCACACAAGCGACTGGAGAATGCGCGCCCTGGTTGTGGACTGCCTATCGGAAACCTGAGCTCCCAGTTTTTTGCCAATGTTTACCTGGACAAGCTCGACCAGTTCGTAAAGCACACCTTGAAGGCAAAGAGATACCTGCGCTATGTCGACGATTTCGTGATAGTTCACAGCGACAGAAACCAGCTCGCCGAATGGCAACGGCAGATTGTGGAATTCATAGACAGAGAGCTACAACTTCGCTTGAAACCAGACATCCGATTGCGGCCCCTGAAAGATGGAATCGACTTTCTCGGTTACATCGTCCGACCAACCCACACCCTTGTGCGCCGCCGGGTTGTAACTCATGCGCGCCAGGCACTATCGGATTGGCAGAAAAAGTGTGTGCGCGGCGGAACCATCCAGGCAACGCCGGAGCAGTACCGATCCATCGCGTCTACCGCAGCCAGTTACGAGGGCCACTTTCGGCACGCCAATAGCGCAAGGCTCAAACAAAAGATGAATCGGGAATTTCCTTGGCTTCCTACCGCCATCAGAAAACGGAAGTTTGACTACCGGCTTGAAGAGCGAACAGTTCCAATAAAATTAGTTTAG
- a CDS encoding four helix bundle protein, whose protein sequence is MKPYQLPEIVKKSERLLVDIEQAVRGFARYHKYTLGTDMRRQAMAVLRMCHRAWRDRSRQLYWVNELVWAIDELKLSLQLGSQLHAFKSFKQFESLIRAAEEVGRCAGGWKRQLHRKGQNSGSNASPERAQILSGRAASAGYVGANQ, encoded by the coding sequence ATGAAGCCTTACCAGTTGCCAGAAATCGTGAAAAAGTCCGAGCGCCTGCTTGTTGATATTGAACAGGCAGTGCGCGGATTCGCCCGATACCACAAGTACACCCTCGGAACTGACATGCGCCGTCAGGCCATGGCCGTGCTGCGCATGTGTCACCGCGCCTGGCGCGATCGCAGTCGTCAGCTTTACTGGGTAAACGAACTGGTATGGGCAATCGATGAGCTCAAGTTGAGCCTGCAACTGGGAAGCCAGCTTCATGCCTTTAAAAGCTTCAAGCAGTTCGAGTCGTTAATTCGCGCCGCCGAGGAAGTTGGCCGGTGCGCGGGTGGCTGGAAACGTCAACTTCACCGAAAGGGCCAGAATTCGGGTAGCAATGCCTCCCCGGAGCGTGCCCAGATACTGAGTGGCCGCGCCGCCTCTGCAGGGTATGTGGGGGCCAACCAATGA
- a CDS encoding Lcl C-terminal domain-containing protein yields MQNLNIKMPGKTISIDINGGDLSINMDSGVASNQSTAELEWSHTLLEGEVVTYEAAEDAISEMGDGWRMPTVDELATLVDRNRHDPAIDTDKYPDTKSRAYWTSTPCAWNDAAVWCVSFRLGTVHHDRRYDSACVRAVRSGQ; encoded by the coding sequence ATGCAAAACCTAAATATCAAGATGCCCGGCAAGACCATCAGTATCGACATAAACGGTGGTGATCTGTCGATCAACATGGATTCCGGAGTCGCCAGCAATCAATCCACAGCAGAGCTGGAGTGGAGCCACACACTGCTCGAAGGAGAGGTCGTAACCTATGAGGCCGCAGAGGATGCCATCTCAGAAATGGGCGATGGGTGGCGCATGCCCACTGTCGACGAGCTCGCAACCCTGGTGGACCGAAACCGGCACGACCCGGCAATCGATACCGACAAATATCCGGATACCAAAAGCCGAGCTTATTGGACTTCTACCCCTTGTGCTTGGAATGACGCTGCTGTTTGGTGCGTCAGTTTCCGCCTCGGCACTGTCCACCACGACCGCCGCTACGACAGCGCGTGTGTTCGGGCGGTTCGTTCCGGTCAGTAA